Part of the Thauera sedimentorum genome, GTGAAATCGTCGATGAAGTTCGAAGACTACTATTCGATCTACGGACTGCAGGAACCTCAGCCGCTTACTCCGGCAGAAGTACTCGACCCGCGCTTCAAGCTGGACCTCATTGCAGAAAGCTATGCTCGCCCGGGTCTGCAGGCGCTTCAGGATCGCCTTGCAGCCGCATTTCCAGACCTGTAGTCGCAACTCCACCGAAACCTTGCCCCCGGACAGCGAGACCGAATCGACGGTCAATCGCGGTCCTGAAACTGCAGAGCGTGCAGTCCGGCATATACCCCGCCCGCCGCAAGCAACTCTGCATGGCGTCCCCGCTCGACGATCCGCCCACCCTCCATCACCAGGATGACGTCGGCCTTTTCGATGGTCGACAGCCGATGTGCGATGACCAGCGTCGTGCGCCCCTTGGTCACGCCGTCCAGCGCGGCCTGAATGTGGCGCTCGGACTCGGTATCCAGCGCCGAGGTGGCCTCGTCGAGGATCAGGATAGGCGCGTCCTTGAGGATCGCGCGGGCGATCGCCAGGCGCTGGCGCTGCCCGCCGGACAGCAGCACACCGTTTTCACCCACCAAGGTATCGAGGCCCTGCGGCAGGCGCTCGATGAACTCGCTCGCGTACGCTGCCTCCGCGGCGCGCTCGATCGCCTCGCGCGGAGCACCGGCGAGGTCGCCGTAGGCGATGTTGTTGGCGATCGTGTCGTTGAACAGCGTGACCTGCTGGGTCACCAAAGCAATGTGGCGGCGCAGGTTGCGCAGGGTGTAGTCCTCGACATCCACCCCATCGATCAGGATCTGTCCTTCGGCATGGTGATAGAAACGCGGCACCAGGCCGACCAGGGTGGATTTGCCGCTGCCTGAACGCCCCACCACCGCGACCATCTGCCCCGGCTCGACCGTGAAGTCGATGCCGTCGAGTACCTTGCGCTCGCTCCCCGGGTACGCGAAGTGCAGGTCACGTACATCGATGCGGCCGCTCACCCGCTCGCGCTCCACCGAACCGAGGTCGGTTTCAGGTTGCTCATCGAGTTGTTCGAAGATGCTCTCCGCGCCGGCGAGCCCCCTCTGGATGGTCGCACTGACTTCGGACAACTGACGGATGGGCTTGGGCAGCAGGCCGGCGGCGGTAATGTAGGCAACCAGATCGCCCGCCGTGGCGTCCCCGCGCAACAGCAGCACCAGGAAGAGCAGCACCGCCATCGCCGAATAGGTCACCAATTGCAGCGAGGGCGTGAACACCGCAGCGGTCTTCACCTGCTTGAGCTGCTTGCGGGTGTTGTCAGTGCTGGCGTCGCGAAAGCGGTTGGACTCGTAATCCTCCCCGCCGAAGCTGCGCACCACGCGATAGCCCTGGATCATCTCCGATGCCACGTGGGTCAGGTCGCCCATCGCCACCTGGATCTTGCGGCTCTGGCGGCGGAACTTGCGGCTAGCGCTGCCTACCATGACGCCGATGATCGGCAGGATGGCCATCATCACCAGGGTCAGCTTCCAGTTCATCCACAGCAGGAAGCCGAACAGGAAGATCACCGACAGACCCTCGCGCACCACGGTCTTGATCGCGTCGGTCGCCGCGCCGGTCACCATGGTCACGTTGTAGGTGATGCGCGAAATCAGGTGTCCGGAGCTGTGGTGGTCGAAGTAGCTGTTCGGCAGCCGCAGCAGGCTGTCGAACAGCGCGCGCCGCAGGTCGTGCACCAAACCCAGGGAGACGCGCGATAGGTAGTAGTTGCCGAGGAAGGAACCCAGCCCCTGCCAGGCAGCGATCAGCACCAGAAGCAACGGCACACCGTGCATGATCTGCATGCCTTCCAGCAAGGGGATGCCACTCAGCGTGGCCCCCGCAGGGTCGGTCAGACCGTCCACGAAGTATTTCAGCACGCTGGCCAGCATGGGCTGCGCGGAAGCGAAGATCATGTAGCCCAACAGGCTGACCGCGAACAAGCCCGCATAGGGTCGTACGTACGTCAGCAGGCGCAGGTAGATTCTGACCGAACCTTCGCGCGGCTTCACGGGCGCCGGGGCGGCAGCTTGCATCGTTGGAGGAATCCGGCACGGACAGGGCCGCGATGGTAACACGGGCGTGTTGCCACGAATGCGCGCGCGGGTCGCCTGGCTTACAATCCGCAGTCCTCGCCGGGCGGCGCCATGGAGCCCGCCATGCGCGCGTTACTAGCGTCCCTCCCCTTGAAGAGGGGGAGATCCATGGCCGTCCGCATGCGAGCCCCGAGCTCCGGAAATAGCAGAACAAATGCAAACACCCAACCCGCTCCGCACAGGCTCCCGGTTCGCGCTCGCAGTATTTGCAGCCTTGCTCCGCGCCCGCTTCTTCTTACGCGGCGGCCACCTGCCGCCGGCCGGCCACCAGGTGCCCGAGGACTTCGCTGGCGTCGGTGTTGCGGCAGGCGCGGATGCGGCACATGACGAGCTGCAGCTCGCCCATCTTGCCCGGCTGGGCGTGCGCCGCGTGCGCATCGACTACACCTACGGCGACGCAGACCGCCCCGCCGGCCGCCTCTTGCCCAAGCTCGCTGCGGCCGGCTACCGCGTGAACCTGCACCTGCTGCAGCCCTTCGACGAAGCCCGGCAGATGCCCGACGCGGCCGCCTGCGAGCGCTGGCGCGCCTTCCTGGCCGACACGCTGGACCGCTTCGGCGCGCTGGCCGACCTCGTCGAGGTCACCTCCACGGTCAATCGCCGCCGCTGGGCCGGCTACCGGCTCGACGGGCTGCTGGCCGCCTGGGACATCGCCCACGACGAGGTCCGCCGCCGCGGCCTCACGCTGGCGGGTCCCAGCATCACCGACTTCGAGCCGGTCTACAACGTCGGCCTGCTGTCGCTGCTGCGCGAGCGGGGCCGCCTGCCCGACATCCACACCGACAACCTGTTCGCCGAGCGCGCCCTCCGCCCGGAACGCTGGGACCACAAGATCCTCGGCGAGCGCCTGGCGCCGCTGATCCGTTTCAACCTGGTCAAGAAGGCGCGTCTGCTCGCGCGCATCGGCGCGCAGGCCGGGG contains:
- the msbA gene encoding lipid A export permease/ATP-binding protein MsbA, with protein sequence MQAAAPAPVKPREGSVRIYLRLLTYVRPYAGLFAVSLLGYMIFASAQPMLASVLKYFVDGLTDPAGATLSGIPLLEGMQIMHGVPLLLVLIAAWQGLGSFLGNYYLSRVSLGLVHDLRRALFDSLLRLPNSYFDHHSSGHLISRITYNVTMVTGAATDAIKTVVREGLSVIFLFGFLLWMNWKLTLVMMAILPIIGVMVGSASRKFRRQSRKIQVAMGDLTHVASEMIQGYRVVRSFGGEDYESNRFRDASTDNTRKQLKQVKTAAVFTPSLQLVTYSAMAVLLFLVLLLRGDATAGDLVAYITAAGLLPKPIRQLSEVSATIQRGLAGAESIFEQLDEQPETDLGSVERERVSGRIDVRDLHFAYPGSERKVLDGIDFTVEPGQMVAVVGRSGSGKSTLVGLVPRFYHHAEGQILIDGVDVEDYTLRNLRRHIALVTQQVTLFNDTIANNIAYGDLAGAPREAIERAAEAAYASEFIERLPQGLDTLVGENGVLLSGGQRQRLAIARAILKDAPILILDEATSALDTESERHIQAALDGVTKGRTTLVIAHRLSTIEKADVILVMEGGRIVERGRHAELLAAGGVYAGLHALQFQDRD